The sequence TCTTTTGAAGGCAGGCTTTAAAGCATATGAATTAGCAGGAGCTTTTGAAGGATGGAAAGGCATGCATTTGCCAACAGAAAAATGCTGACATAAGGTAATTGTAGATTTTTTCAATTTTAGCATCATTTTTCTTTCTTTTTTGCGAATAATAAGATAGGAGGAAAAAGATGTATTATGTATAATAAAGTTATTTTGATTGGTCGTTTAGTTGCGACACCTGAAATGGTAAAAACACCAAAGGATAAGTCTGTTACGCGCGTGACACTGGCTGTCAATCGGCGATTTAAAAGTCAAGATGGGGAAAGGCAGGCTGATTTTGTCAATGTTGTTCTTTGGGGCAGATTGGCAGAAACAATAGCTTCCTATGGTAGTAAGGGAAGTCTCATCTCTCTCGATGGAGAATTGCGCACCCGTAAATATGAAAAAGATGGTGTCACTCATTTTGTGACTGAAGTTTTGGGACACTCTTTTCAATTACTGGAAAGCCGTGCTCAACGTGCTATGCGTGAAAGTAATGCTGAAAATGATTTGACCGATTTGGTTCTAGAAGAGGAGGAGCTCCCTTTTTAAAATTTCAAGTCAAAAGTAAGGTTTAGACTATGAATTTTCTAAGACTTACCATTGAGATAAGATAAAAACCTAATCTCTGCAAGTTATTCTATTGTTTTATTTTATTACTAATGATCAGAAGATATTATATTTTAGATTTTAAGAGTTCTAAAACCGATAGAGATCAATAATTGAGCAGAAAAATGAGCTCGTGTAGTTTACTAGCTAAAGTAAGAGAGTGGTTATAGTCCAAAAACTTTATTTTTGGACTGTAATCATTCTTTTTAGTTCAAATAAATGATGTTATTTTCTAATTATTAAATAAATTGGTTAAGGCGAGAAGAGTTTTATTAACTTATAAGAGGAGTGTTTGCCAGGAAGTAGTGAAAGTGTTAAACTAATGAAAAAGATTTGTTTGAAAGATAAAAGAATACGGAGGAAGTAATGAAAATACAGAGTTTAGTGAAGTCTCTAGCCTGCCTTTTTGTTGTGCTAATTATTTCAAGTCTGTTTTTTTATTATAAAGAGGAACCTGTTTTTCCAAGGCAAACTAAGATTGGTGCTACTTATATGACGATGAATAATGATTTTTATAAGTATCTCAATGCTGAAGTGGAAAAAAATGTTAATGAGCAACACGATTTACTTTATACGCGAGATCCGGCCCTTAGTATTAAAAAACAGGTTGAACAAATTCGTTTTTTTATTAAGGAGAAAGTTGATGTTATCATTATTAATCCGGTTGATGGTAATAGCAAACGCTTGATTAATAGTCTTAAAAGAGCTAGAAAGCAAGGTATTAAAGTCATTGCAGTAGACAGTCAGTTTAAAGATAATTCTGCTATTAACACAACCATTGTTTCAGATAATTATAAGGCGGGTGTATTGTGTGCTCGAGAAATGATGCAAAAACAAAAAGCTGCTAAAATTCTTCTTTTAGAGCATCGCAATGCTTTATCTGCCACAAGCAGGATTCAAGGCTTTCTTGATGCCATTCAAACACATAAGGACTATCAGGTTGTTGCACGAATTGATAGTTTAGGACAGACAGAAATTGCCATGCCCAAAGTAAAAAAACTTATTGAAAAGGGTTTAACTTTTGATACTGTCATGGCGCTCAATGATAGAGCAGCCATAGGTGCTTTAGCAGCAGTAAAAGGTGAAAAATTACCAACTAATCCTTATATTTATGGTATTGATGGGTCACCAGATATGAAAAATCTGCTTTCAACTACTTCAGAAGTGCAAGCAACGGTAGCTCAATCACCTTATACTATGGGACAGGAAGTTACAAAGGCAAGTCTTAAATTATCTAAAAATCAGACTTACCCTAAGAGAATTATTGTGCCCGTTGAATTAATCACAAAGAAAACGATCGGGAAGTATGATTTAACAGGATGGCAATGATGAATAGTTATAAGTATTTAAAATACAGTCAATATGCTAAACAGGCTTTAATTTTTATTAATTTTTTGGCAGTTACTTATTATGTTTTTGTTTATCTTTTTGCTAGCAAATATATTGTGGCTAAAAATTTAAGTCATGTACTTTTGGATAAACTGGATGTTGTCCCTATAGCTCCTGAAAATATCTTTTTTACAACACTCTTCTTTTTTGCTATTTTTCTCATTGTCATGTTTTATAGAGAAAGTATTCTTAATAAAAAGGAAGAGATTAATGATTGGCTGATTGTTGCAGAAATTGTCTTAATGATTCTCACCTTTATTTCCTTGCAGTTTTCTTACAATGGCCTATTCCTCCTCGTTTTTGCAGATATTTTTTATAGTTATGCTAATTTTTATAATGTTAAGGAGCAAAAGTATTGGCTTCTTTTCATCATTCTAGGTTTTGGTATGCTTTTGATCTCAAATTTCGATCTTTTATCTCTAGTGATGAGACTACCTTCTTTAGATGTTTACATTAGCTTTTTTCCTAGTGGCAGTCGTCTGATTGTTATGTTTATTAAAAACTTTCTTTACTCGCTTAATATCATTGTTTTTCTAATTTCCTTAGTAGCTTATATCATGTATTCAGTAGCTGAAAATCATAAGATAGAAGAAGAACTGAGAATGGCTGCACGTGCTAATATTGAACTGAATGATTATGTTTCTTTGGCTGAAAAAATCGCTGAGGATAAAGAACGTAAGCGAATTGCCAGAGAAATTCATGATACCTTGGGGCATGCTTTAACGGGTATTTCAGCAGGAATTGACGCAGTTACTGTTTTGGTTGATTTTGATCCTAATCATGCTAAAAGCCAACTAAAAAATGTGTCAGATGTTGTTAGAGAAGGTATTCAAGATGTTAGAAGGTCTTTAGAAAAATGAGACCAGGAGCCCTTGAAAAGGGAAGCCTTAAAGAGGCTTTATTAAAAATGATTGCAGATTATGAAAAATTATCCAAGCTACAGGTTAGTCTGCATTATGATTGGGATAACGTTGATTTAGACATTACTAAGGAAGATATTATTTTTCGTGTTATTCAAGAGACCATTACCAATTCCCTTCGACATGGACATGCCCGTCATGTCAGTATTGATATGCTCAATGAGGATTTCTATATTATTAAGATTAAGGACGATGGTATTGGCTGTGAGGATTTTAAATTGGGGTATGGTTTAACACAAATGCAAGAACGGTTAGCTATTATTGGAGGCTATGCGGACTTCGAAAGTGATGATGGTTTTCAAACAATGGTAAGAATACCTAAGAAAAAAGGAGAAGAAAAGTGATTAAAGTCTTGATTGCTGATGACCAAGAACTCATCAGAGAATCTTTAAAAATTGTTTTGTCATCCTATAAAGACATTGAAGTGGTTGATGCAGTCGATGATGGTTTTGCGGTTTTAGAGAGTCTGAAAAAAGTTCAGCCGGACCTTATTTTGATGGATATCCGCATGCCTAAAATGGATGGTGTTTTATGTACCAAGGCCGTTAAGGAAAACTACCCTAATGTTAAAGTTATTATTTTAACAACCTTTGATGATGATGATTTTATTTTTAAAGCGCTTCAATATGGTGCTTCTGGTTACATTTTAAAGGGGATCTCTATGGAAGACTTATATCAGGCTATTGTTACAGTCAATAAAGGAAATGCCATGATTAATCCAGATGTTGCAACTAAGGTTGTTAAGCTGTTTTCACAAATGGCGCAATCTAATTCTGCTATTCAAGTACAGGAAAATAGTGTCGAAAATATTTCAAAGGCTGAATGGAAAATTATTCAGCAAATTGGTTTTGGCTTATCAAATAAAGAAATTGCAGCGAAGCTCTTTTTGTCAGAAGGTACTATCCGTAATTACCTATCGACCATTTTATCTAAATTGAATTTGCGTGATCGAACGCAATTAGCGATTTGGGCAGTCCAAACGGGTGTTACTACTAGACATTTTGGAGATGAAAATGATTAAAAAAAGCTTTACCAGTATAAATTTCACTTATTGGTTTTGTTGGCACTTTTAGGAGCCCTGCTAATCTTATTTCTTGTACAATCGCGGCAAAAAAAATCTTGAGATTAGGTGTTTATGCTGGCAGTAGCTGGGATGTACCCAGTGGGAAAGATTATCAATTTTTAGATAGTGTCATTAAACGGTTTGAAAAGACTCATCCAAATGTTGATGTTCAATATGAGAGTGGTATTTTAAAAGAAGATTATTCTTCTTGGCTGTCTAAAAAAATTGTTGAGGGAAAGCAGCCAGATGTTTTTATGGTTCCTGAAAATGATTTTAATCTCTTAGCTTCAACAAAAACTTTAGCTAATTTAGATAATTATATTAAAAAGGATTTGAACCCTTCACTCTTTTATCATTCAGCCTATAATTCAGGTCAATTTGAAAGGAAGC comes from Streptococcus troglodytae and encodes:
- a CDS encoding single-stranded DNA-binding protein, with the protein product MYNKVILIGRLVATPEMVKTPKDKSVTRVTLAVNRRFKSQDGERQADFVNVVLWGRLAETIASYGSKGSLISLDGELRTRKYEKDGVTHFVTEVLGHSFQLLESRAQRAMRESNAENDLTDLVLEEEELPF
- a CDS encoding sugar ABC transporter substrate-binding protein yields the protein MKIQSLVKSLACLFVVLIISSLFFYYKEEPVFPRQTKIGATYMTMNNDFYKYLNAEVEKNVNEQHDLLYTRDPALSIKKQVEQIRFFIKEKVDVIIINPVDGNSKRLINSLKRARKQGIKVIAVDSQFKDNSAINTTIVSDNYKAGVLCAREMMQKQKAAKILLLEHRNALSATSRIQGFLDAIQTHKDYQVVARIDSLGQTEIAMPKVKKLIEKGLTFDTVMALNDRAAIGALAAVKGEKLPTNPYIYGIDGSPDMKNLLSTTSEVQATVAQSPYTMGQEVTKASLKLSKNQTYPKRIIVPVELITKKTIGKYDLTGWQ
- a CDS encoding response regulator transcription factor, yielding MIKVLIADDQELIRESLKIVLSSYKDIEVVDAVDDGFAVLESLKKVQPDLILMDIRMPKMDGVLCTKAVKENYPNVKVIILTTFDDDDFIFKALQYGASGYILKGISMEDLYQAIVTVNKGNAMINPDVATKVVKLFSQMAQSNSAIQVQENSVENISKAEWKIIQQIGFGLSNKEIAAKLFLSEGTIRNYLSTILSKLNLRDRTQLAIWAVQTGVTTRHFGDEND